The Arachis duranensis cultivar V14167 chromosome 2, aradu.V14167.gnm2.J7QH, whole genome shotgun sequence genome has a window encoding:
- the LOC107476033 gene encoding uncharacterized protein LOC107476033, translating into MIQNQTKDDYHHDITVQIRIKKFKGEKHLKISLRIKEKLNKKTQLRNWLIGYNNIIQWFRIKITENPKYKQIITRHSNSEVYFFTSLCLSPSPPLTIAVSCAHHRRLVSSPSQLTIVVSRAHRRCSQSSQASLAHHHSSYRRLVAHHLSKKVPVAMMMMMMNNNGQTRQKWNAFLDADWSLIEKTRRLEEIHLCLEVKALQSLHLNQFARLLLAKPKLNCLCKSSSPNTVRGGGGEES; encoded by the exons ATGATTCAGAACCAAACAAAGGATGATTATCATCATGATATCACAGTCCAAATAAGAATAAAGAAATTTAAAGGGGAAAAACATCTTAAAATAAGTTtgagaataaaagagaaattaaataagaaaacaCAACTCAGAAACTGGCTAATTGGATACAACAATATAATACAATGGTTTAGAattaaaatcacagaaaatccAAAATATAAGCAAATCATTACCCGCCATTCGAATTCAGAGGTTTACTTCTTCACCTCCCTTTGTCTCTCGCCGTCGCCGCCACTCACCATCGCAGTCTCGTGCGCTCACCACCGTCGTCTCGTGAGCTCGCCGTCGCAGCTCACAATCGTCGTCTCGCGCGCTCACCGTCGGTGCTCCCAATCGTCGCAAGCCTCCTTGGCTCATCATCATAGCTCATATCGTCGTCTCGTCGCTCACCATC TGTCGAAGAAGGTGCCTGTggctatgatgatgatgatgatgaacaaCAATGGCCAAACGAGGCAGAAATG GAATGCCTTCCTCGATGCTGATTGGTCACTGATTGAGAAGACTAGAAGACTAGAAGAAATACATTTGTGCTTGGAAGTCAAGGCACTGCAATCATTGCACCTAAACCAATTCGCGCGACTCCTGCTCGCAAAACCTAAGTTAAATTGTCTTTGTAAAAGTTCTAGTCCAAACACAGTAAGAGGGGGAGGGGGGGAGGAGAGTTAG